Proteins encoded in a region of the Nicotiana tomentosiformis chromosome 9, ASM39032v3, whole genome shotgun sequence genome:
- the LOC104119326 gene encoding anaphase-promoting complex subunit 7, whose protein sequence is MDVPKDQMSTLLDHGLFSSAQMLGCFLVSSSSVSIETSPHLKAENLVLLGDALFREKEYRRAIHAYKQALHCQRIIPKQNATPIRSALSASTRSSSPNSFNISTINENEVKFKIASSHCALNENRAALLEMEGIPSKARNLQMNLMMGKLYRSSRHTRAAVTCYKECLRHCPYIIEAIIALAELGVAAKDIISLFPQTPTRGARSTFDHFDSSRWLQRYVEAQCCIASNDYKGGLEIFAELLRRFPCNIHILLEMAKVEAIIGKTEEAITDFEKVRSIDPYVITYMDEYAMLLKQKSDYSKLNKLVHDLLNIDPTRPEVFVALSVLWERKDERGALSYAEKSIRIDERHIPGYIMKGNLFFSMNRPEAAVVAFRGAQELRPDLRSYQGLVRSYLAISKIKEALHAAREAMKAMPQSAKALKLVGDVHASNTSGREKAKKFYESALRLEPGYLGAALALAELHVIEGRTVDAVTLLERYLKDWADDSLHVKLAQVFAATNMPQDALSHYQAALRINPQNEAAKKGLERLEKQLKGVDPDAPEEDEENDVEDADADQEEAELL, encoded by the exons ATGGACGTTCCGAAAGACCAGATGAGCACTCTATTGGATCACGGCTTGTTCTCTTCTGCTCAAATGCTT GGATGTTTTCTTGTTTCGTCGTCTTCTGTAAGTATTGAAACAAGTCCACACCTCAAGGCTGAAAATTTG GTGCTTCTCGGTGATGCTTTGTTTCGAGAGAAAGAGTACAGGAGAGCTATT CATGCATACAAGCAAGCATTGCACTGCCAAAGAATAATTCCTAAGCAAAATGCAACACCCATTAGAAGTGCACTGTCGGCATCAACCAGGTCATCATCGCCAAATTCTTTCAACATTTCAACAATTAATGAGAATGAG GTGAAGTTCAAGATTGCATCATCACATTGTGCACTCAATGAGAATAGAGCAGCTCTTCTCGAG ATGGAAGGAATCCCAAGCAAAGCAAGAAATTTGCAGATGAATCTCATGATGGGAAAACTTTACCGAAGTTCTAGACATACTCGTGCAGCCGTTACATGCTATAAAGAGTGTTTAAG GCATTGCCCTTACATCATTGAGGCTATCATAGCTTTGGCGGAGTTGGGTGTGGCAGCTAAGGATATTATTTCATTGTTTCCACAG ACCCCAACTCGAGGTGCAAGATCTACTTTTGATCATTTTGATTCAAGTCGTTGGTTACAG CGTTATGTTGAAGCCCAATGTTGCATTGCTTCAAATGATTATAAAG GTGGCCTGGAAATTTTTGCAGAGCTTCTGCGACGATTTCCTTGTAACATACATATACTACTTGAAATGGCTAAG GTTGAAGCCATCATTGGAAAAACTGAAGAAGCTATAACGGATTTTGAGAAG GTTCGATCCATTGATCCGTATGTTATTACTTATATGGACGAGTATGCTATGCTCTTAAAGCAGAAATCTGATTATTCGAAGTTGAATAAATTAGTACATGATCTACTAAACATAGACCCGACCAGGCCTGAGGTTTTTGTGGCCTTGTCTGTCTTATGGGAAAGGAAAGACGAGAGAGGGGCTTTATCTTATGCTGAGAAG AGCATCCGCATTGATGAGAGGCATATACCAGGTTATATAATGAAG GGAAATTTATTCTTCTCGATGAATCGACCTGAAGCTGCTGTGGTTGCCTTTAGAGGAGCTCAAGAGTTGAGACCTGATCTTCGTTCTTATCAAG GTTTAGTACGCTCTTATTTAGCAATTTCAAAGATCAAGGAGGCACTGCATGCTGCAAGGGAGGCAATGAAGGCCATGCCACAGTCAGCAAAAGCTCTAAAATTGGtgggtgacgtacatgctagtaATACTAGTGGGAGGGAAAAG gcgaaaaagttctatgAATCTGCACTAAGGCTGGAACCTGGTTATCTTGGAGCAGCGCTAGCCTTGGCAGAACTGCATGTCATTGAAGGTCGAACTGTAGATGCTGTTACTCTCCTTGAGCGATATCTCAAGGATTGGGCTGATGACTCATTGCATGTTAAGCTTGCCCAAGTATTTGCTGCTACAAATATGCCGCAAGATGCCTTGTCACACTACCAGGCAGCACTGAG GATAAATCCCCAAAATGAAGCTGCAAAGAAAGGGTTGGAGCGCCTGGAGAAGCAGCTCAAG
- the LOC138898567 gene encoding zinc finger BED domain-containing protein RICESLEEPER 2-like — protein MASQNEENLPALSSNAISLDDESQRPLQHDEVELGKRRYSRAWKHFKPVKVNGVSYGLCKYCDRRYKNARNCGTKSMLDHIPKCPNRPRDVQNEGDTGGSYFDQDVSRKQLAHAIILHEYPLSIVDHVGFRNFVASLQPMFKMVSRNTIKNDIMKFFDNLKSQTSKLLEKVTSRIAITTDMWTSNSNKKGFMAITGHFIDDSWRLQSHILRFAYVPAPHDKDALCGALVNCLFDWNLERKISTITVDNSSTNNAMIKTLLDEKLNKKDLLLTDRVFHVRCAAHILNLIVQEGLKVIGDSISKVRDSVLYWIGSAGRIERFEEAARLVHCSCNKKLEYDCPTRWNSTYLMLRTAIEYKEVFRKLSLTDTNYQSYPAEEQWSNAEDVSDKLILFYRITEQFSGTQYPTSSQYFTKVCEIKLELEAWVKEFNPLISDMASAMLLKFKKYWDDVHILMGVAAIFDPRYKMRLVEFFLPLIYGEEASTKIQEVRSNCYDLFQDYKSKLSGPHDSLASSSSEVTSFIEGDQLSSFDRFVASSGATVETRSELDMYLEEGLLPRTPSFDNLSWWKTNGLKFPTLQKMARDLLAIPVSTVASESAFSTSGRLISPHRSRLHPTTLEALMCARTWLWNDLNGLSSTIDKVSCPTLLDEEEEPDSSSLSQHC, from the exons ATGGCATCTCAAAATGAAGAGAATCTACCAGCTTTATCTTCTAATGCTATTTCCTTAGACGATGAGAGTCAAAGGCCTTTACAACATGATGAAGTTGAACTGGGAAAAAGAAGATATTCCCGAGCATGGAAGCATTTCAAGCCGGTGAAGGTTAATGGTGTTTCATATGGTCTTTGTAAGTATTGCGATCGCCGATATAAAAATGCCAGGAATTGTGGGACAAAATCTATGTTAGATCACATACCTAAGTGTCCTAACAGGCCAAGAGATGTACAAAATGAGGGTGATACCGGGGGTAGTTATTTTGATCAAGATGTTTCACGTAAACAACTTGCACATGCCATTATTTTACACGAGTATCCACTCTCTATAGTTGATCATGTGGGATTTAGGAACTTTGTTGCGAGTCTCCAACCTATGTTTAAGATGGTTTCTAGAAATACAATCAAGAATGACATAATGAAATTTTTTGACAATTTGAAATCGCAAACTTCTAAGTTGTTGGAGAAAGTCACGAGTAGAATTGCAATAACAACCGATATGTGGACTTCCAATAGTAACAAAAAAGGGTTCATGGCTATTACTGGTCATTTCATTGATGATTCATGGAGGCTTCAAAGTCATATTCTGAGATTTGCTTATGTCCCTGCTCCACATGATAAAGATGCTTTGTGTGGTGCTTTGGTTAATTGTTTGTTTGATTGGAATCTTGAACGAAAAATATCAACTATCACAGTTGATAATTCTAGCACAAACAATGCTATGATTAAAACTTTATTGGATGAGAAACTTAATAAAAAAGATTTGTTGTTGACTGATCGAGTATTTCATGTGCGTTGTGCTGCacatattttaaatttaattgtGCAAGAAGGGTTAAAGGTGATAGGAGATAGTATTAGCAAAGTGCGTGATAGTGTCTTGTATTGGATTGGATCAGCTGGCAGAATTGAGAGGTTTGAAGAAGCTGCACGTTTGGTTCACTGTTCTTGTAATAAGAAGTTGGAGTATGATTGTCCTACTCGGTGGAACTCGACATATCTGATGTTGAGAACGGCTATAGAATACAAAGAGGTGTTTAGGAAGTTGAGTCTAACTGACACAAATTATCAGTCTTATCCAGCTGAAGAGCAATGGAGTAATGCAGAAGATGTTTCTGATAAGCTCATACTTTTTTATCGTATCACCGAACAATTTTCAGGAACTCAATATCCAACATCCAGTCAATACTTTACAAAAGTTTGTGAAATTAAGCTAGAATTGGAAGCTTGGGTGAAGGAGTTTAATCCTTTGATTAGCGATATGGCTTCTGCGATGttgttgaaatttaaaaaatattgggATGATGTGCATATTTTGATGGGAGTAGCTGCAATCTTTGATCCACGGTACAAGATGAGGTTGGTAGAGTTCTTTCTtccactaatttatggtgaagaAGCTTCAACTAAAATTCAAGAAGTTCGATCCAATTGTTATGATCTTTTTCAAGATTATAAGAGTAAATTATCTGGTCCACATGATTCATTAGCTTCTAGTTCTAGTGAAGTCACTAGTTTTATTGAGGGTGATCAGCTTTCGAGCTTTGATAGATTTGTTGCTTCGAGTGGAGCTACCGTGGAGACAAGATCAGAGTTGGATATGTACTTAGAAGAAGGCCTACTACCTCGAACTCCTTCATTTGACAATTTGAGTTGGTGGAAGACAAATGGATTGAAATTTCCTACATTGCAAAAAATGGCACGTGATCTCTTAGCCATTCCCGTGTCTACTGTTGCTTCAGAATCAGCATTTAGCACCAGTGGGAGGTTGATTAGCCCACATCGGAGTAGACTCCATCCCACTACTTTGGAAGCTTTAATGTGTGCTCGCACGTGGTTATGGAATGACTTAAATG GTTTGTCTTCAACGATTGATAAAGTTTCATGTCCAACATTGCTTGATGAAGAGGAAGAGCCGGATTCAAGTAGTTTATCGCAACATTGCTAA